The Mangrovivirga cuniculi genomic sequence AGAGTCGACAAGAGAAAAAATTTTAGATGTAGGAGCTGCAGCAGGAACACACGCACTTTTTTTGCAGTCTAAAGGTTATGATATAACAGCGTTGGATGCTTCAAGTCACTGTTGTGAAGTCATGAGAAAAAGAGGGGTTGAAAAAGTTATTTGCGCTGATTTTTTTTATTTCCACCCAACAGAAAAATTTGATACCATTCTACTTTTGATGAATGGTATTGGTTTTATTGAAAAGCTTTCAAATCTTGAAAAATTTCTCGAACGATGCGATGAACTTCTGACTGAGGATGGAATTGTTTTATTTGACAGTTCAGATATTTCCTATTTATATGATGAAACCGATCTCGAGCCCGGAAAGTATTTTGGTGAGATTGATTATCGATATGAATATAATGGAGAAAAAGGAGAATGGTTTAAATGGTTGTATTTAGACCTGGAAACACTTGAAAATATTGCTTCAAAAAAAGGCTGGAAAATTGATGTAGTAGAGGAAGATGAAGAAACCGGGCAATATTTAGTTAAACTTGAAAAACAATAGTCAAAACCATGAAGAATATTTTTATAATCATTTTATTTTCCCTGGCATGTATAGTCAATGCCCAGGATGAAAAGGTAACTTATATTCATTGCGGTACTATTCTGGATGTGGAGGAATTAAAAGAGCTGGAGGAATATACCATTATCGTTGAGGGAAATAAGATAAAATCTGTCGAGAAAGGGTTTGAAAAAGTGCCAGCAGGAGCAGAATATATTGATTTAAGTGAATATACAGTAATGCCAGGGTTGATGGATGCCCACGTACATCTTGAAAGTGAATCTAATCCAAAAAAATATTTGGAGCGATTTACGCTGGAAGATGCAGATGTCGCCTTTCGAGCCGCTGAATATGCAGAAAGAACATTAATGGGAGGATTCACTTTTGTAAGAGACCTCGGAGGCTCAGGAGTTAATATCTCACTAAGAAATGCAATTAATTCCGGATGGGTTGATGGTCCGAGAATTCTTACCGCCGGCAAAAGTATCGCAACTACCGGAGGTCACGCAGATCCGACGAATGGAATGAAGAGAAGATTTTCAGGAGATGCTACACCTATGAATGGAGTGGCAGACGGACCTTACCAGGCGAGAGAAGCAGTGAGGTTTAGATACAAAAATGGTGCAGATGTTATTAAAATCACAGCTACAGGGGGAGTGTTAAGCGTAGCAAAAGATGGTCAGGGACCTCAATTCAAGGCTGACGAGCTTGAGGCTATAATCACAACAGCTAATGAATATGGCATGACTACTGCTGCTCATGCTCATGGTGCAGAAGGAATGAAAAGAGCAGTTGAAGCCGGGATCACTTCAATTGAACACGGAACTCTTATGACCGAAGAAGTTATGGATTTGATGATAGAAAAGGGAACTTATTTAGTACCTACTATCAGTGCAGGGAAATTTGTAGCTGAAAAGGCAAAAATCGATGGATACTTTCCTGAGCTCGTTGTTCCAAAAGCCCTGGAAATCGGACCGAAGATTCAGGATACCTTTGGTAAAGCCTATAATAAAGGAGTAAAAATAGCATTTGGTACTGACGCTGGAGTTTCTCCACATGGTGAAAACGGTAAAGAATTTATTTACATGGTGGAAGGTGGAATGCCGGCTTTCGAAGCAATTAGAGCAGCAACTCTTACCACGGCTCAATTATTTGAAGTAGAAGATCAGGTAGGAATGATTAAAGAAGGGCTTCTTGCTGACATCGTTGCAGTAAAAGGAAATCCCTTAACTGATATCGAAATAATGACAGATGTATCTTTCGTAATGAAAGACGGAAAAATTTATAAGTCTGAATAGATCATACCTGATAATAAAATATTTAAACGGAATGGCTAAAGCTATTCCGTTTTTTATTTAAAGATCCACTGAGAATTAGAGTTAAGAATATAATTATTATATCCTACTGTATGAGTTGTAAAATATTGACTAATTTTGCAGTTCGTTAGAGTAGGCCCTTTGATGTCTGACTCTGAATTTGAAATAATTTCTATATGAAGAACATTCGCAATTTTTGTATAATAGCCCATATTGACCACGGTAAAAGTACATTGGCTGACAGGTTATTGCAAACGACAGGTTCTGTTACAGAACGTGAGATGCAAGATCAGTTGTTGGACAATATGGATCTTGAAAGAGAAAGAGGGATAACCATCAAATCTCATGCGATTCAGATGAATTATCCTTTTGAGGGAGAAGAATACGTGTTAAACCTTATCGATACACCTGGTCATGTCGACTTTTCGTATGAGGTTTCAAGATCTATTGCTGCTTGTGAAGGGGCATTATTAGTTGTGGATGCAGCTCAGGGTATCGAAGCTCAGACGATTTCGAATCTATATCTTGCTATAGAACATGATCTGGAAATTATTCCTGTTCTGAATAAAATTGACCTTCCTGGTGCAATGCCAGAGGAGGTGAAAGATCAGATTGTTGACCTTATTGGTTGCGATCGCGAGGATATTCTAATGGCCAGTGCTAAAGAGGGTATAGGGATTGAAGAAATTCTAAGTGCGATTGTTAAAAGGATTCCTTCACCTAAAGGTGATCCTGAAGCTCCGTTGCAAGCAATGATCTTCGATAGTGTATTCAATCCTTTCAGAGGAATAGAAGTTTATTTCAGAGTCTTCAATGGTTCTCTAAAGAAGGGCGATAAAGTTAAGTTCGTCAATACCGGTAAAACATACGATGCCGACGAAATTGGAGTCTTAAAACTTAAGCAGGAACCCAGAAAAGAGATCGGGACAGGGAATGTAGGATATCTGATTTCAGGAATCAAAGTCGCAAAAGAGGTAAAAGTCGGTGATACGATTACACATGTCGAAAGGCCATGTCCTCCTGTTAAAGGTTTCGAAGACGTAAAACCGATGGTCTTCGCGGGTATATACCCTGTTGAAACAACCGACTATGAAGAATTGAGAGCCTCTATGGAAAAACTCCAATTGAATGATGCCTCATTAGTCTGGGAACCGGAAACTTCATTGGCACTTGGCTTTGGGTTCCGTTGTGGATTCCTCGGAATGCTTCATATGGAGATCATACAGGAAAGACTTGAAAGAGAATTTGACATGACCGTGATCACCACTGTTCCATCGGTGAGATTTGATGTCCATGAAAAGGATGGAGAGGTGATCCAGGTAAGTGCTCCATCTGAAATGCCCGATCCGGGAGATATTTCACACGTAGAAGAACCTTTTATCAGAGCTCAGGTTATTACCAAGTCTGAATTTGTAGGAAATATTATAAATTTATGTATTGATAAGCGAGGTGAGATTAAAAACCAGGTTTATTTAACTCAGGATCGCGTCGAGTTAACTTTTGAACTTCCTTTATCAGAAATAGTCTTTGATTTCTTCGATAAATTAAAGACCTTATCTAAAGGTTATGCTTCTCTCGATTACGAACTTATGGGGTATAAGACCAGTAATATGGTTAAGCTCGATATAATGTTAAATGGTGATCGGGTTGATGCTCTTTCTGCCATTGTTCATAGAGATAAAGCATATGAGTGGGGAAAAAAGCTTTGTGAGAAACTTAAAGAGTTAATGCCACGTCAGCAATTTGAAATTGCTATTCAGGCAGCAATTGGTACTAAGGTAATTGCCCGTGAAACTGTGAAAGCATTAAGAAAGAATGTTACCGCTAAATGTTATGGTGGTGATATTTCTCGAAAGAGAAAACTTCTTGAGAAACAGAAAAAAGGTAAGAAAAGAATGCGTCAGGTTGGAAACGTAGAAATTCCTCAGGAAGCATTTATGGCAGTATTAAAAATTGACTAAAAATATATATAAGGTATAAGAAGCAACAATATGGCTACAATCATTGATGGAAAAGCTACCGCTTTAAAAATTCAGGAAGAAATTAAATATGAAGTTGACCGGAGAAAAAAGGCAGGAATGAAAGTTCCTCATTTGGCTGCGGTTCTGGTAGGAGAAGATGGTGCGAGTCATACATATGTAAATGCGAAAGTAAAAGCTTGTGAACGAATTGGCTTTGAGTCTACCTTAGTGAAGCTTCCGGAAGAGACCACTGAAATCGAGTTATTAGATAAAGTGAATGAACTAAATAATGATCCGAAAGTGGATGGATTCATCGTTCAGGTTCCTCTTCCTGATCATATAAATGAGGAGAAAGTAGTAGAAGCGATAATTCCTTCAAAAGATGTAGACGGCTTTCATCCATTGAATATGGGCAAAATGCTTCTTGGACTTCCCGGATTAGTGCCAGCGACTCCAAAAGGGATTATGATGCTTCTGGAAAAAAACGGGATTGATACTGAAGGTAAACATGCTGTAGTGTTAGGCAGAAGCCATACTGTAGGAACTCCGGTAAGTGTATTACTTTCCAGAAATGCAAAGCAAGGAAACGCTACAGTTACTTTAGTACATAGCCGAACTAAAAATTTAAAAGAAATAGCTGCCCAGGCCGATATTCTGGTTGTTGCAATCGGTAAACCTGAATTTGTAACTGCAGATATGGTCAAAGAAGGAGCGATAGTGATAGACGTTGGAATTCACCGAGTGGATGCGCCTGAAAAGAAAAAAGGGTTTAAACTTAAAGGGGATGTTGCTTTTGATGAAGTTTCAGAAAAAGTTTCAGCCATTACTCCTGTTCCTGGAGGTGTAGGTCCCATGACTATAACTGCTTTGCTTCACAATACGTTAAAAGCAGCAGATAAGAAATAAATTGTTTAATAGCGGTTCCAGCCACCCGCTTAAAAAAGTTGTATGCAAAATCAAATTAAAATTAAAGAGGTAGAGATGACTTCAGAAACTCTACCTGTAATGGAATCATTTTATACCATCCAGGGGGAAGGTGCCTATCAGGGACAGGCAGCTTACTTTATTCGGTTAGGAGGATGCGATGTTGGATGTCATTGGTGTGATGTGAAAGAATCCTGGGATGCGTCAGTCCACCCACAAAAACAGTAAAGACTTTACTTGATGAAGTCGATGAAGTCGAAGGCGATATCGTTGTTATTACTGGAGGAGAACCTTTAATGCACGATCTTGATGTGCTGACTGCAGCAATTCAAGAAAGAGATAAAAGAACACATATCGAAACTTCCGGCACACATAAGATCACGGGTTCGTGGGATTGGATTTGTTTTTCTCCTAAAAAGTTTAAAAAGCCATTAGATGAAATTTATTCCAAAGCCGATGAATTAAAAATAATTATATATAACAAATCAGACTTTGAATGGGCTAAAATGCACGCTGAACGAGTTAATAGCGGTTGCAAGCTGTATTTACAGCCAGAGTGGTCTAAGGCTGATGAAATGATTCCGGCAATAATAAATTTCGTAAAATCTAATCCAGACTGGAATATTTCCCTTCAGGTGCATAAATTTATGCAGATACCATAATTATTATTTATGTCAAAAAACTCTTTATTTTTTGTTTTTGCAATTATTGCATTTTTAAACTTATCGCTTTTTGCTCAAAGAGGACAAAGCAACTATTCTACCAGAAATAAAAAAGCAATAGAATATTTTGAAGGAAGTGAAAATTACATGATCAGGCGTCAATATGATCAGGCGATCGATCTTCTTCAGCAAGCGATTAAGAAAGATGATGACTTTATTGAAGCATATTTGAGATTGGGCCAGTGTTACCAGGCCACTTCAAAACCAGATCTTGCTTTACAAACTTTTCAAAAATCATTAGAATTAGACCCAAATAACAATTACCCGATAATTCGGCTTCAATTAGCTGAATTATATTTTAATGATAATGATTACAATAAAGCGAAAGAGTATTATGAAGAATTTATATATAGCAAACCAAATCAACGATTATTAGGATTGGCACAGCAGAGATTAGAAAATTCTAACTATGCTATTAAATTCTTTAAAACAAATAAGGATACTTCTAATGTGAAAAAAGTTAGATTACCAGATCCCTTAATCAATTTCAATTACAATATTTCCCGGCATTATCAGCTGATGAAAAGCAGATATTTTTTACTGGCAGGAAAGGATTTTATAATTATCACGATGAAGATCTCTACGTATCTGTAAAAGATGACCAGGGAAACTGGTCAGTCCCTGAATCAATAAGTGAAAATATAAATTCTGAAAAGAACGAGGGAACATGTTCAGTGTCAGGTGATGGACGAACAATAATTTATACGTATTGTCATGAAAGAGAGGGATATGGCAGTTGCGATTTGTATATAAGTTACAAGGAGGGTGCAAAGTGGACAAAGCCTGAAAACCTTGGCCCCGAATAAATTCATCAGCCTGGGAATCTCAGCCATCATTATCAGCAGATGGTAGAATATTGTATTTTGTAAGTGACCGAAAACCATCCTTTGGAGGGAAAGATATATATGTATCCTATAAAAACTCTAAAGGAGAATGGTCTCTTGCTGAAACATTAGGAGAACCTGTCAACACTAAGGGAGACGACTCGGGACCTTTTATCCATGCAAACGGGCGAACATTATTTTACTCAACTGATGGTTTAAAAGGATTTGGAAAACAAGATCTTTTCTACAGTAATTTAAAAGATGATGGTAAGTGGACCGACCCTAAGAACCTTGGCTGGCCGATCAATGATAGTCAGGATCAGCCTTCGATATACATAACTCCTGACGGAGAGAGAGGATATTTCAGTAGTGAGAGACGACTAAATACTTATTATGAAGGATTTCTTTACAGATATGATTTTTCAAAAGATCTCTTCGATATGGAAGAGGCAAGGCATCTAACCGGAATAGTTTCTGATAAATATGAAGAAATTCCCCTCAAAGCTACGGTGAGTTTAATAGATCTTGAGAAAGATAGCATCGTACAGGAAGTAGAATCTGATCGCTTTACAGGAAGGTATTTGATTGTACTTCCTGAAGGTAAAAAATATGGATTGTTCACCAAGGCAGATGATTACCTATATAAAAGTGAATCAATAAATCTTGTCGATGATGAAATAAACACATTTAACAAGGACATAGAATTGGTACCAATAAAATCAGGAGAGTACTATAAACTTGGGAATGTATATTTTGACTTTGATGATTTTAAGCTTAAGCCGGAATCCATTCCTGAACTCAATAATATTGTTTCTTTACTTAATGAGAATCCTGAAATAAAAATATTGATAGAGGGGCACACTGATAATAAGGGTGAATCAGCTTATAATCTAAAACTTTCAGAAAAAAGAGCAAAAGCTGTTTATAATTATCTAGTTGAAAACGAAATCAATCCAGACCGACTTAAGTATGAAGGATTGGGAGATACACAACCTGCTGTACCAAATACTTCAGATGAGAATCGTGCTGAAAACCGACGAATAGTTGTCAAAATATTGTAGTATTCATAGAAATCATGTCATAATATTTATAATTATTGGTGATCTCATTCATTTCTTAAAATTATATTTCATAAAAAGTGTTTAATAAATTGAAATATAAATTCATAATTTTCAATAAGTACCGAATTAAATTTCGAATTACGGATTAAATCAGAATTACAAGTAATTATTTGCAGATAATTTTTTTTTAACATAAATTATCAATTAGATTTGAAAGGAAACTTTATTTAAAACCGTTAAACCTAAACCTAAACAGTATGAAGAGAATTTTCCTCTTATCATTCTTTTGGGCTATTAGTTTTTTAGCAATAGCACAAGAGAAATCGGTATCCGGTACAGTAACCGGCGAAAATGGAGAAGGCATACCGGGTGTGAACGTTCTTGTAAAAGGAACTAACCGCGGTGTGGTCACAGACATTCAAGGTAGCTACAGTATTACAGTGCCTTCGAGTGATGCAGTATTACAATTTTCATCAATTGGATATATTACCGAGGAAGTTACCGTCGGTAGTCAATCTTCAATTGATGTTGTAATGGAAGAAGACATCGAAGAATTAACTGAGGTAGTTGTTACAGCCCTTGGTGTTTCAAGAGAAAAAAGATCGGTAGGTTCTGCCGTTCAGAACGTAGATGGCGAAACTTTAGCCCAGGCCAAAGAAACTAACATCGTAAACAGCTTGCAAGGTCAGGTTGCCGGTGTTCAGATTCAAGGTTCTCAGGGTGCATTAGGTGGAGCATCTCGTATTACAATCCGTGGAGCAAACTCGTTCTTAGGAGAAAACCAGCCATTATTCGTAGTGGATGGAATGCCAATCAACAACGCAAACTACGCTTCTAGTGATCAGCAAGCTGGTTTCGGTGGTGGTGCTTACGATTATGGTAACGCTGCTGCAGATATCAACCCTGATGACATCGAATCAGTGACTGTATTGAAAGGTGCGTCAGCGACTGCACTTTATGGTACTCGTGGATCAAATGGTGTTATCTTAATTACTACTAAAAGTGGTAAAGGTAAAAAAGGAATTGGGGTTTCTGTAAACTCTACATGGACTTTTGAAGAGCCATTAGCATTGTTAGAGCATCAACAAAGATATGGTGGTGGTGCAATTACATCATCTCCTTCTGGATTTGTTGAATTTAACGAAAATGGTACTGATTATTTAGCTCCAGTTTACTCTAAAGATGGTGCATGGGGTCCAAAATATGATCCAAGCGTAAATGTTAGACACTGGGATTCTTGGGATCCTCAAGCTGCAAATTATGGCGAAACTAGACCATGGGTTGCTCCTCCTGTAGGATACGAAGCATTCTTCGAGACTGGTATGACAGCTCAAAATTCAGTTGCTTTTGGTGGTGCTAATGAAGAAGGATCTTTCAGACTTTCTTATACTAACTTGAGTCAGGAAGGTATTATGCCTAATTCAGAGCTTCAGAGAAATACTGTAAGTTTCAACGTTTCGTATAACCTTACTGAGAAATTAACTGTTTCTGCTGCTGGTAGTTTAGTTAACCAGGGTGCTGATGGACGTAACGCTACTGGTTACGACAACAAAAACCCAATGCAGGCATTTACTCAGTGGTGGCAAACACAACTTGACGTTAATCGTCTTGAGCAAAACCAGACCTGGATAGATGGTACTCACTACACTTGGAACCCTGCAGGTCCGATCATCAATGATGCTGGAACCCTTATCGGATTCGATCCAAGCCCTTACTATTTTGATAACCCATACTGGGTAAGAAATAATTTCCTTCAGGAAGATTCTCGTGACCGTTTCTATGGTAACCTTAATTTGAACTATGAAATCGTAGAAGGTCTTAGCTTTAACTTCAAAGCGATGAGAGACGGATATACTTTCCAGGCAAAAGAAGGATCTCCGATTGGTACAGTTGGACAGTCTAGCTACAGTGAAGTAACTAGAACTTTCGCTGAATCTAACTACGAAGCAAAATTATTATATGAGAAATATTTCAATAATGATTTCTCACTTAATGCAATGATTGGTGGTAACTTGATGAATCAAAGCACTACTTTCGAAAGCATTGAGACAGTAGGTGGATTAACTATTCCTAATTATTTCAACATTGCAAACTCTGCTGATAACCCTGCTGTTGATACTTATGAAACAGAGCAAGCGATTAGATCTGTTTTCGCTACTGCTTCATTTGGATTCAGAGAAATGTTATTCTTAGATCTTGCAGTTAGAAGTGACTGGGCATCTACATTGCCTGCTGATAACAACCAGTATTATTATCCTTCAGTTTCAACAAGTTTTGTATTCACTGAACTTGCTGGACTACAAGGTGTTGATTGGTTGAGCTTTGGTAAAGTGAGAGCGGGTTATGGACAGGCAGCTAATGCCCCTAATCCTTACGCATTATCTCCTTACTATGTAAACCAGCAACCAGCTTTTGGTGTGCCAAGATATACAGTACCTAACACAAACCCTAACCCGGAATTAGGTCCTGAAAAAACAAATGAGATAGAATTCGGTATCGAATTAGGATTCTTCCAGAACAGACTTTCATTAGATCTTTCTTACTACGACAGAACTACAGAAGATCAGATTTTCACAGTTCCAACATCTGCAACAACAGGTTATACTGCTAGATATCTAAATGCAGGATCAATGAAGAACAGTGGTATTGAAGTAGTGTTAAACGGTACTCCAATCAAAACTGATGATTTCGCATGGGATATGTCGTTAAACTTTGCAACATATAACAACGAAGTTGTTTCATTAACTGAAGGTGTTGATAACATTATCGTAAATAACACTTGGGCAGCAGACGTAAGAGTACAAAAAGGATATCCTTACATGGCTCTTTTCGGTCAGGAATTCCAGAGAAATGAAAATGGTGAATTAATCATCGGTTCAAATGGTCTTCCAATTGCTGAAAGCAGCAGAAAATTCTTAGGTTCAGCTATCGCTGATTTCACTGGTGGTTTCAGAAACACATTCACTTACAAAGGTCTTTCTTTAAGTGCATTAGTTGACTTCCAGGGTGGTGGTGTAATTCACTCTACTTCTCTACAGTGGGCTAAGTATTCAGGAATGCTTCCTGAAACTGCTGAAGGCGATATCCGTGAAGGCATGGTAGTAGAAGGCGTGAAGGAAGATGGTACACCTAATGACATTGAGGTTGATGCTCAAACTTATTACCAGAGCACTTGGTCGGTTGCCGGACCTAACGTTTACGATGCTTCTTTCGTGAAATTAAGAGAAGTAAGATTAGGTTACACTTTACCAAAATCTCTATTAGGAAATCTTCCGGTAAGAGATGTTACTATTGGTGTTCTGGGTAGAAACTTAGCTATTCTTTATAGCGATCTACCTTACCTTGATCCTCAAGGTGTTACAGGTTCTGGTAACGTTCAGGGATTAGAGAACGCTCAGGTACCAACTACTAGATCTCTTGGTTTTGATCTAAGCTTTAAGTTTTAATTAACACAGGTTAGATTATTTTTTAGAGATTAAAAAAGAAAATTAATTATGAAAATATCTTTTAAAATATTAGTTGCGTTGTTTGTTATTCTGGGAATGACAACAGCATGTGAGGATTTGTCAGAAATAAATGACAACCCAAATAACCCGACAAGGGTTGATCCAGCATCTTTATTCGCTGATGCGCAATTAGACCTTTCTACTTTATATTGGGGTCGTGCATTGAACTTCGAATTTGGTATGTTGATGGTTCAGCATTTTGCACAAAACGAATATGCTGAGGATTCAAGATACAATCAGAATGTATCTACTTTCAACGGTTCTTGGAATGGTCTTTACTCAAGACCTATGATGGACTTGATGGAAGCTAAAAAGTTAGTTGAAAACCAAAGAGAACAATTTGGTGATGCAGTAACTGATAACAGATTAGCTGCATTAACTATAATGGAAGTTTTTGGAATGCAGGCAATCACTGACCTATGGGGTGATGTTCCTTACTCAGAGGCTTTCCAGGTTAACGAATTCCCTAATCCTTCTTATGATGCACAGTCAACTATCTATGCTGACCTTATCTCTAAATTAAATAACGCTATTAACTCGATAGATGAAAATGCTTCTGGTTTTAGCGCTGGAGATAACCTTTACGGCGGTGATATGGCAATGTGGAAGAAGTTTGGTAACTCATTGAAATTAAGAATGGGTATGAGACTTGCAGATGTTGAAAGTACGACGGCTTCTACAGTAGTTTCTGAAGCAATTGCATCTGGTGTATTTGAATCAAATGCTGATGCTGCTTATTTAGTATTTGGCTCAGATCAGAGAATTGCTAATCCATTTTATATAGACGAAACAGTAAACGCACGTGATGATTTCGCTATTTCATTAACGCTTACTGACTATATGGAAGCATCAAATGATCCAAGATTAGAGTATTATGCTAAGCCTACTCCAAGCGGAGATATCGTTGGTATGCCTTATGGTCTTACTGATGGTGAAGCATTCGAATTAAAAGGATCAACTTCCAGACCAGCTGACGCTATTCGTCAGGCTACTGCTCCTGCTAAGTTAATGACTTATTCAGAAGTACTTTTCCTACAAGCTGAAGCTGTAGAAAGAGGTTATGTATCTGGAACTGCAGTAGATTTATTCAATGATGCTATTCTTGCTTCAATGGAAGATTGGGGTGTTGATGGTGCTGACGCTGCTACTTATGCTGCGGCTAGAGTTGCTGCTTATCCTTCAATGGACTGGGAGCAAGCTATTGGTGAAGAAAAGTGGGTTGCACTTTACACTAATGGTCTTGAAGCTTTCGCTGAATGGAGAAGACTTGATTACCCTCAGTTAACTGTACCAGAAGCGGCTGTAATTACTGAAATTCCTACTAGAGCGCTTTATACCTCTGATGAATTAGGTAACAACGCCAATTCTGTACCAGAAGCTAATAGCTTAACTGGATCAGTTTATTGGGATGTAAACTAAGAATGTAAATAATTAATAATTTATATTCAATAATATTAAAGCCACCCTTTTGGGTGGCTTTTTTTGTTTTAAGATCTTAAACGAATACAGCTATATCTACCTCTTGTTAATTCTTCGAATTAACAAGTATTCCTTAGTGGTTATAAGGCTGTACATCTATAATTAAATTTTTTTATATTTTAACTATTTCATTTACAAGGAAAAATCGTTAGTAGTCATTAATTTTATAAATCTTTAAATTTTAGATTTAAATTATTTGTGAATATACGTTACTTTTTAATTCTTATTTTTTTAACTGTTCTATTTTCTTGTACAACTAATAAATCCAATAGTTCAACCATTCAATCATCTATATTAGAAGATATAACAGGTAATAATAAATGCGATTCGTTAGTAGTACTAGAAAATAAACCTAAAACATATTCACTATATAAGTGTATAGTAAACAATGAACACCGTTCCGCGGTCAATTTTTTTATTTATTCCAATAACTCAGATTCATTAATTTATCAAAACTCAATAGCAAACGGAGATGTTTATTGGGTTACAGATGATGTAATTAAAGTTGATAGAGTTGAAGGAATAGAATCAGAATCAGATAACAATGATTACTTTTTTAATGTTTCAAATTCTAGCAGGACAGCAAAACCAATCTTTAACCAAAAATAAAATATGAGGAAACTTTTACTATTTACATTA encodes the following:
- a CDS encoding SusC/RagA family TonB-linked outer membrane protein, whose amino-acid sequence is MKRIFLLSFFWAISFLAIAQEKSVSGTVTGENGEGIPGVNVLVKGTNRGVVTDIQGSYSITVPSSDAVLQFSSIGYITEEVTVGSQSSIDVVMEEDIEELTEVVVTALGVSREKRSVGSAVQNVDGETLAQAKETNIVNSLQGQVAGVQIQGSQGALGGASRITIRGANSFLGENQPLFVVDGMPINNANYASSDQQAGFGGGAYDYGNAAADINPDDIESVTVLKGASATALYGTRGSNGVILITTKSGKGKKGIGVSVNSTWTFEEPLALLEHQQRYGGGAITSSPSGFVEFNENGTDYLAPVYSKDGAWGPKYDPSVNVRHWDSWDPQAANYGETRPWVAPPVGYEAFFETGMTAQNSVAFGGANEEGSFRLSYTNLSQEGIMPNSELQRNTVSFNVSYNLTEKLTVSAAGSLVNQGADGRNATGYDNKNPMQAFTQWWQTQLDVNRLEQNQTWIDGTHYTWNPAGPIINDAGTLIGFDPSPYYFDNPYWVRNNFLQEDSRDRFYGNLNLNYEIVEGLSFNFKAMRDGYTFQAKEGSPIGTVGQSSYSEVTRTFAESNYEAKLLYEKYFNNDFSLNAMIGGNLMNQSTTFESIETVGGLTIPNYFNIANSADNPAVDTYETEQAIRSVFATASFGFREMLFLDLAVRSDWASTLPADNNQYYYPSVSTSFVFTELAGLQGVDWLSFGKVRAGYGQAANAPNPYALSPYYVNQQPAFGVPRYTVPNTNPNPELGPEKTNEIEFGIELGFFQNRLSLDLSYYDRTTEDQIFTVPTSATTGYTARYLNAGSMKNSGIEVVLNGTPIKTDDFAWDMSLNFATYNNEVVSLTEGVDNIIVNNTWAADVRVQKGYPYMALFGQEFQRNENGELIIGSNGLPIAESSRKFLGSAIADFTGGFRNTFTYKGLSLSALVDFQGGGVIHSTSLQWAKYSGMLPETAEGDIREGMVVEGVKEDGTPNDIEVDAQTYYQSTWSVAGPNVYDASFVKLREVRLGYTLPKSLLGNLPVRDVTIGVLGRNLAILYSDLPYLDPQGVTGSGNVQGLENAQVPTTRSLGFDLSFKF
- a CDS encoding SusD/RagB family nutrient-binding outer membrane lipoprotein, which translates into the protein MKISFKILVALFVILGMTTACEDLSEINDNPNNPTRVDPASLFADAQLDLSTLYWGRALNFEFGMLMVQHFAQNEYAEDSRYNQNVSTFNGSWNGLYSRPMMDLMEAKKLVENQREQFGDAVTDNRLAALTIMEVFGMQAITDLWGDVPYSEAFQVNEFPNPSYDAQSTIYADLISKLNNAINSIDENASGFSAGDNLYGGDMAMWKKFGNSLKLRMGMRLADVESTTASTVVSEAIASGVFESNADAAYLVFGSDQRIANPFYIDETVNARDDFAISLTLTDYMEASNDPRLEYYAKPTPSGDIVGMPYGLTDGEAFELKGSTSRPADAIRQATAPAKLMTYSEVLFLQAEAVERGYVSGTAVDLFNDAILASMEDWGVDGADAATYAAARVAAYPSMDWEQAIGEEKWVALYTNGLEAFAEWRRLDYPQLTVPEAAVITEIPTRALYTSDELGNNANSVPEANSLTGSVYWDVN